From the Candidatus Binataceae bacterium genome, the window AAAGGCTGCGCCGCGCGCCAAATTTCACCGCCCGTTCGTCATGGTGCAACGACGCTTGCATCCGGCGCTATGGCAGTATATTGCTTGCGCGGCGCGTTCCCGCGCTACCAGAAGGGTGCGCGGATGCCAAGAGCTTGCGATATTGGGGGACTTGGGCGCGCTGGCGCTTGACATATTGGGGGACCTGGTTGGGGGACCTGGTGCGCTGGCGATTGACCCGGGCGAACGCGCTCTGATATAGGCACGCGGATTGATGCGGACCCCGAGCGGGGGTATTCGGGGCCGCAACCGAGGAAGAAAGAATGCGAGTTAAGTTTCCAGCAGCAGCGCTGGCGCTGCTCGTGCCGGCGTTCTGGCTGTCGAATGCGGCCGCTGCGGCAGTCCTCAAGATCGTGCCGTCATGGCTCGGCACGCCCCACGACATGGTGTTCCATATCGCGACCCGTGGTCAGGAAATCTGGGCCGCGGGCAGCTTCGGGATCATCGTCAAAAAGAGTGCGCAGGCGCAATGGAAAACGGCTTCGGACACAGGCGGGATGGCGATGCTCGGAATCGCCTTTGCTCCCGACGGCGATGGGGTCGCGGTTGGCCAGCAGGGCGCGCTGTATGAGGTGAGCGGGCACTATGACACCTGGACCCGTCACGACGTCGGCACCACCGAGCGGCTGTTCGCGGTAGCGGCCAGCCCCAAGGGCGAGTTTATCGCGGTTGGCTCGTTCGGCGCGATCCTCGATCGCCCGGCCGGCTCCAAGGACTGGCATCAGATAAACGCGCCGTGGAGCGGCGCGGCCACCCCGCATCTGTACGGCGTACTCTTCGTGAATGACACCACGGCGATGGCGGTGGGCGAAAACGAGACCGTGGTGACGATCAAGGGCGGCGCGGCCACCGACGTGCGCGACCTCAGCCAGCTCGGCGGCGAGCACGCTAAGGCCACGCCTACGCCCAGCGCGGCCTCGGAAGCCGCCAGCGCCATCGGCGCCAGCGAGACCGGACCGGTCTCACCCGCGCTCTTCGCGGTGACCAACTGTGCGGGCGCGGTCGAGGCGGTAGGCCAGCAGGGCGTCTTTGCGGTCAAACAGGGCGACGGCGACTGGAAGATGACGACGGTGCCGGGCAAGCCCGACCTCTTCGGCGCAACCTGCACCTCCGACGGCCGCCTCGTTGGAACCAGCAGCGGCTTTCTGATGGTTGGTAGCCGTCAGGGGGAGCAATGGTCATGGCAGCCCCTCGAGATCCCGGGGATACGGCTGGACTGGATCGCGTCGGCGACGCAGGTGGACGCCGATGCGCTGTTGCTCGCTGGCCCTGCGGCCGTCTGGCAGGGGGAGATTAAGTAACATGGCGTCCGCTGGAGAGCGCACCGCGCATTTTTTGATCCGTCACCGTTGGGGCTACATCATCCTGTGTGCTCTGTTGACCGCGTTCTTCGCCTACGGCAGCACGCGGATGGAGTTTCGGACTTACTTTTCCGACCTCCTGCCCAAAAACAGCTCGATCATCGACACCTTCAAGCAGTACGCTCAGTTCTCGGCCCCGCTCAACGTCCAGATTCTGGCCAAGGTCAAGGACGGCACCATCTATACACCGGACACCCTGGCCCGCATCTGGCGCCTGACCCGCGAGATCGACCTCATCCCCAATATCGACCACGTCACCATCACCTCGATCGCCTCGAGCAAGGTACGCGTAACGCGCGCGACGCCCGAGGGCGCCGAGTCGTTCCCAGTGATGCCCGACCTGCCGCCCAAAACCGAGGCGGGCGCGCTCGACGTGCGCAATAAGGCGCGCGTGGCGCAGGGGGTGATGGGCATCCTGGTGTCGCCCGACGAGAAGGCCACCCTGATAACCGCCGGCTTTCACGAGAAAGGCATCGACTACAACCTCATCTTTAACCGCGTACACGAGATGCTGGCCAAGGAGGCCGCGCCCAACATCGAGTACTACCCGGCGGGCCGGGTGATGCTGATCGGCTGGGTCTATCATTACGGCACCCAGGCGGCGTGGATCTTCTTGCTTTCCTTTGCGCTCATCACGGTCGCGCATATCGATTACATGCGCAGCTTCGCCGGCGCCGCGACTCCGCTTATCGCCTGCTTGCTCTCGACCATCTGGGGCGTCGGTGCGGGCGGCTGGATGGGGCTCAACCTCGAGCCGCTGACCCTGGTCGTGCCGGTGCTGCTGATGGCGCGCGCGCTCAGCCATTCGCTCCAGATGACGCGGCGCTATTACGAGATCCTCTACGAGGTCCACGACAAGGTCGACGCCGCGGGCAAAGCGCTGTCCTCGATGTTCGCGCCTGCCTGCCTCGGTATCATGTGTGACGTCGCCGGCCTTTACATGATTTGCCTGGCGCCGATTCCGATCATTCAGAAGCTTGGTGTGCTGTGCGGCACCTGGTCGCTGCTGCTAATCCCGGGAGTAGTAATGCTCACTCCCTGCCTGCTGGCAGTGCTGCCGCCGCCTAAGGACGTGAGTGTGTTCATCACGCACGAAGTGCATTCGGTCAGTACGCACACCATCGAGCCAATCCAAGCCGCGGTGGCCAAGCTGGTGGCGCCGGGCTGGCGGGTGGGGACGCTGGTCGTCCTGCTGATAGCTGGAGTTGGGGTGCTGTACCTGTCCTCGCAGCGCCAGGTGGGCAACGTCGCCACCGGCAGCCCGCTGTTGTGGCCCAACAATGAGTTCAATATTGCCGAGGGGCAGATCAACAAGAACCTGGCCGGCACGGTGACGCTCAACGTCGTGTGGGAGGGCAAGGTCCCGCACGCGCTGAAGTACCCCGAAAGCTTCATCGCGATGCAGCAGTTCCAGCGCAATATCGAGGCGATGCGGGGCGCGCAGGCAACCCTTTCCATCGCCGACTATCTGCCGCAGACCAACCGTCTGCTGCGCGGCGGCAATCCAGGGTGGTTGCCGGTCGATCTCAAAGAGCGCGACGTGGCCACCGACCTCTTCTGGACGCTCACCGGGCACAGCCTGGAGGACGTCGCGCAGCTGGCCAAGGCCGACATGAAGAGCGGCGACGTTATCCTGTGGTACAAGGACCTGCGCAGCTCGACGGTCGAGAGAGCGATGGAGGCGGTGCATAAGGCGCTCGCCTCGATCCAGCGCGAGCCTTCCAAGGTCTTCCGCATTCGGCTGGCCGCGGGTTCGGTTGCGCTTCAGTACGCGATGGACCAGGTGGTGACCGAGTACAACTGGCGCATCCTGGTTTACCTGCTCGCCACCATCTTCCTGATGTGCGTGATGACTTACTACTCGGCAGTGGCCGCGCTGATGCTACTGGTGCCGCTGGCCTTTGCGCAGTTCTCGACCGACGCGGTGATGTATCTGCGCGGCCTGGGACTCGACGTCAATACGCTGCCGGTGGTAGCGGTCGGGCTGGGCGTGGGTATCGACTACGGCATCTACCTGGTCAGCCGGATGTGCGACGAGTATCAGCGGGTGAACGACGGCGACGTGCAGGGCGCGGTGATCCGCGCGATCCTGACCACTGGCGAAGCGACCTTCTTCGTGGCCTTCACTATGATCGTCGGCGTGCTGCCGTGGTATTTTCTCTCCGACCTGCGCTTCCTCGCCGACATGGGACTGATGCTGGCGCTGGTGATGGCATTCAACTGCATACTGGCGATGATCGTGCTGCCGATCGAGGCGGTGTTCATAAAGCCCAAATTCCTGGGCAGGGTGAAGCTCATGAGCCATTGATTCATCCCCTCTATCCGTGCAGGCTGGGGGGCGGCTGCACGGCGAAGGGGTAAAACCGCCCTCGGTTCCT encodes:
- a CDS encoding MMPL family transporter — protein: MASAGERTAHFLIRHRWGYIILCALLTAFFAYGSTRMEFRTYFSDLLPKNSSIIDTFKQYAQFSAPLNVQILAKVKDGTIYTPDTLARIWRLTREIDLIPNIDHVTITSIASSKVRVTRATPEGAESFPVMPDLPPKTEAGALDVRNKARVAQGVMGILVSPDEKATLITAGFHEKGIDYNLIFNRVHEMLAKEAAPNIEYYPAGRVMLIGWVYHYGTQAAWIFLLSFALITVAHIDYMRSFAGAATPLIACLLSTIWGVGAGGWMGLNLEPLTLVVPVLLMARALSHSLQMTRRYYEILYEVHDKVDAAGKALSSMFAPACLGIMCDVAGLYMICLAPIPIIQKLGVLCGTWSLLLIPGVVMLTPCLLAVLPPPKDVSVFITHEVHSVSTHTIEPIQAAVAKLVAPGWRVGTLVVLLIAGVGVLYLSSQRQVGNVATGSPLLWPNNEFNIAEGQINKNLAGTVTLNVVWEGKVPHALKYPESFIAMQQFQRNIEAMRGAQATLSIADYLPQTNRLLRGGNPGWLPVDLKERDVATDLFWTLTGHSLEDVAQLAKADMKSGDVILWYKDLRSSTVERAMEAVHKALASIQREPSKVFRIRLAAGSVALQYAMDQVVTEYNWRILVYLLATIFLMCVMTYYSAVAALMLLVPLAFAQFSTDAVMYLRGLGLDVNTLPVVAVGLGVGIDYGIYLVSRMCDEYQRVNDGDVQGAVIRAILTTGEATFFVAFTMIVGVLPWYFLSDLRFLADMGLMLALVMAFNCILAMIVLPIEAVFIKPKFLGRVKLMSH